The proteins below come from a single Zea mays cultivar B73 chromosome 8, Zm-B73-REFERENCE-NAM-5.0, whole genome shotgun sequence genomic window:
- the LOC103635016 gene encoding disease resistance protein PIK6-NP, with protein sequence MAALTQSAIDVVLGQLSKVVKDEVQLIGGVHRDMKFIKDEMDSMNGFLTHLNKMESEHDDQVRAWMKQVRETAYVAEDCVERYVRDMERLGVSQGGCAAYAAMALLALSKPKTFWELHQLGKQITELRTRVHEVGERRVRYDVKVPDKRNRRLVRNEAASGQDEERRECFVRSLEEELQQEDKKRARDQGPDPLGRPSLVLRAHAKMGGLLALPLRLGGGGGDTIAQLPGLVSSESARVRRILKRCCPPRPDHPRPTLTDAEAEKFRCTKKMFVCALYVYPYLTNAELKQLKVGVEAPGVEAQEARNQVMVFCYSMLSTQQKSCLQYLTAFKHETEISRTSMVRRWVAEGLVGKEPGEGSTATLQEAGERCFRELRLRGFIRPARWGDNGTVKSCVMDGPVQDFVDGITRSENFLSDLPAHLQRQLEIRSIVRYGRPSMSAPAAAPAPLRSVLLSSCCGGGVTRTSRYDDEQDYAASTATLLKHRMDALVDFVKELPKLYRLNVLDLGGCKGLRRRHLVAFTELECLRYLSLRDTDVPGLVPDRHMNRFEQLETLDIRGTRIPPRDTKRIYLPKLKHLLAGRFTMASAEKEMLVTVDVPDRIGSMRGMETLSRVRVSVDGAELERVAKLRQLRKLGVVVHANTATAAVLGRVLYMLAGSLRSLSVWVVDANADAVARTRTRTRIAATSTQQGSGGEGILHISSLHEIARSLALENLHIKGKVSLPSWIGTAPKLTNVTLSDTEMDGGDALRRLATVVNLCCLKLSRNAFTEQALHFKDVQFQALRFLVVEGDAFTRLAFSAGDAAPKLERIVWSIGGTRAAQKNEELIVGIQHLPSLKRIELRASFREHNLLEWMRQQRQTTTSSAAKYRIYYVSSSTDRRNQTIAEVPKAATDTTLTLPAAVIHQLT encoded by the coding sequence ATGGCGGCCCTGACGCAAAGCGCCATTGACGTGGTGCTGGGCCAGCTGTCGAAGGTGGTCAAGGACGAGGTGCAGCTGATCGGCGGCGTGCACAGAGATATGAAGTTCATCAAGGACGAGATGGACAGCATGAACGGCTTCCTGACGCACCTGAACAAGATGGAGAGCGAGCACGACGACCAGGTGCGCGCCTGGATGAAGCAGGTGCGAGAGACCGCCTACGTCGCCGAGGACTGCGTGGAGCGCTACGTGCGCGACATGGAACGCTTGGGCGTCAGCCAGGGCGGGTGCGCGGCCTACGCGGCCATGGCGCTCCTCGCCCTCAGTAAACCCAAGACGTTCTGGGAGCTCCACCAGCTCGGCAAGCAGATCACCGAGCTCCGGACCCGCGTGCACGAGGTCGGCGAGAGGCGGGTGCGCTACGACGTCAAAGTCCCGGACAAGCGTAACCGCAGGCTGGTGCGGAACGAGGCGGCGTCTGGCCAGGACGAGGAGAGGAGGGAGTGCTTCGTGCGCAGTCTGGAAGAGGAGCTGCAGCAGGAAGACAAGAAGAGGGCGAGGGACCAGGGCCCCGACCCGCTTGGTCGTCCATCACTTGTTCTCCGCGCGCACGCCAAGATGGGTGGCCTGCTTGCTCTGCCACTGCGactcggcggcggcggtggcgacaCCATTGCCCAGCTTCCTGGTCTCGTATCATCTGAATCTGCCAGAGTACGTCGCATTCTCAAGAGATGCTGTCCTCCTCGTCCGGACCACCCCAGACCCACCCTCACCGATGCTGAAGCAGAGAAGTTCAGATGCACCAAGAAGATGTTTGTGTGTGCTCTGTACGTGTACCCTTACCTGACCAACGCAGAGCTGAAGCAGCTCAAGGTGGGAGTGGAGGCACCCGGAGTAGAAGCACAGGAGGCCAGGAACCAGGTGATGGTCTTCTGCTACAGTATGCTGTCCACACAGCAGAAGAGCTGCCTGCAGTACCTGACCGCGTTCAAGCACGAGACGGAGATCAGCAGAACGAGCATGGTGAGGCGATGGGTCGCCGAAGGGCTTGTGGGCAAAGAGCCAGGAGAGGGGTCCACGGCCACTCTACAAGAAGCAGGCGAGCGCTGCTTCCGCGAGCTTCGGCTCCGAGGCTTCATTCGCCCCGCTCGCTGGGGCGATAACGGCACCGTCAAGAGCTGTGTCATGGATGGCCCAGTCCAAGACTTCGTCGACGGCATCACCAGGAGCGAGAACTTCCTTTCCGACCTGCCGGCACACCTGCAGCGCCAGCTCGAGATCCGAAGCATAGTTCGATACGGTCGTCCCTCCATGTCGgcgccggcggcggcgccggcgccgTTGAGGAGCGTGCTGCTCAGCTCCTGCTGTGGCGGTGGCGTCACCAGGACCAGCAGGTACGACGATGAGCAGGATTACGCGGCGTCGACCGCCACCCTCCTCAAGCATCGCATGGACGCGCTGGTGGATTTCGTCAAAGAACTCCCTAAGCTATACCGGCTGAATGTGCTGGACCTGGGAGGCTGCAAGGGCCTCAGGCGCCGCCACCTCGTGGCCTTCACCGAGCTGGAATGCCTCAGGTACCTGAGCCTTCGGGACACAGACGTCCCCGGACTGGTTCCCGACCGCCATATGAACAGGTTCGAGCAGCTGGAGACCCTGGACATCCGGGGAACACGCATACCGCCTCGCGACACCAAGAGGATCTACCTGCCCAAGCTCAAGCACCTGCTCGCCGGCCGCTTCACCATGGCCTCGGCCGAGAAGGAGATGCTCGTCACCGTGGACGTGCCCGACAGGATCGGTTCCATGAGGGGCATGGAGACACTATCCCGCGTCCGGGTGTCCGTGGACGGAGCCGAGCTGGAAAGAGTCGCCAAGCTGCGGCAGCTGCGGAAGCTCGGCGTGGTCGTCCATGCCAACACTGCCACTGCTGCAGTTTTGGGTCGAGTGCTGTACATGCTAGCTGGAAGCCTGCGCTCCCTGTCGGTTTGGGTCGTCGACGCCAACGCCGACGCCGTCGCCCGCACTCGCACTCGCACTCGCATCGCCGCCACCAGCACCCAGCAAGGATCGGGCGGCGAAGGCATCCTCCACATTTCCTCCTTGCACGAGATCGCCCGCAGCTTGGCCCTCGAGAACCTGCACATCAAGGGAAAGGTGAGCCTCCCTTCGTGGATCGGAACGGCTCCGAAGCTCACCAACGTCACCCTAAGCGACACCGAGATGGACGGAGGAGATGCTCTGAGGAGGCTCGCCACCGTCGTGAACCTGTGCTGCCTCAAGCTCAGCCGCAACGCGTTCACCGAGCAGGCGCTCCACTTCAAGGACGTCCAGTTCCAAGCTCTCAGGTTCCTCGTCGTCGAGGGCGACGCCTTCACCAGACTCGCCTTCTCCGCCGGCGATGCAGCTCCGAAGCTCGAGAGGATTGTCTGGTCCATAGGAGGAACACGAGCGGCGCAGAAGAACGAGGAGCTCATCGTCGGAATCCAACACCTTCCCAGCCTGAAGAGGATTGAGCTGAGGGCCAGCTTCAGGGAGCACAATCTTTTGGAATGGATGCGGCAGCAGCGGCAAACAACCACTTCATCGGCAGCGAAGTATCGCATCTACTACGTATCCTCCTCAACCGATAGACGAAATCAAACAATCGCTGAGGTCCCAAAAGCTGCTACTGATACTACCTTGACACTTCCGGCTGCTGTTATCCATCAACTAACTTAA